A genome region from candidate division KSB1 bacterium includes the following:
- a CDS encoding Ig-like domain-containing protein produces MNTREWLSQILQTTTGRIFILPEPISHIPDEGDYCFISSETLPYQEQSFQLSLRDIKPSRGVAFVDIDNDGDFDLFIGNSDGGCRLYENLGNSMFSDITTTAGIDNLNRLTTGIIAFDCDMDNDMDLYVINSRVQNELYINNGQGRFIREDRGTDDVNEPDIPSLTGSVCDYDMDGDPDIYITKRFAPNVLFINDGSGHFSEGAQQAGIAVHDKSNGAVWGDLNNDGFPDLLVTVSENQDEPYLYVFENNQNGTFTDRTAQLGIPMDGYSVLTGDFDNDGDVDIITSQEEENGHLYRNEGNWSFTQTANTGAEVLGGDPRGGTVFDYDNDGDLDFLLTRSDMLNVFRQNNLQSENHYISFDVYGPHNNRGGMGTKIWCFPAGELENRQALLGYREVTSSQGHISQPALVQHFGLGAVREVDVLARFTDGTFLIRRGLAADQHITLKPALSAGVSGSPNQLSIYSGDAQSVPAGETAPQALAVQVLDAKNRPVEGVSVNFEVTEGDAELFTPQIDQDNLSIEPERGQLENEMQWFYDETASGHGIVGVPFYWNQSGSAVRQFELASSKRLYAWIRVEQQYTNANLSVQLDGNPPVAINIPNQSGWQWIQMPGGFLPDILNSGSHSVRFNLSGPGVRVDKLFLTPDPAYTPTGLEETGSASNLTDRQGITRRFIQMGQNIGPVQVAASLFYNGTHVTGSPAIFNLQSTAGPAVRMQKTAGDDQAGDPGIPLDAPFQVTCYDALNNPVSGHPITFTLLSGDGSLSTSSTVLTDVNGHAETTLTPGKGSSTQRVRAESPGLNGSPLTFTAYIRGVAENLFFLSGDKQLGTVKTVLAEPIRVKVTTEDGSPAFKYGVQFHCPVQGARIASDPQFSQTDSIMTLFTDTLGIVTAYWQLGETSGAQPLTIKAPGLTGSPHAISANARASFPAYILSIGGNQQSAVIQETLGSPLKVRVLDDYGNGIVNHPVTFQALSNRGTFNGFADKTVSTDSSGTAAAFFTTGTIAGENVQIATVTAEYNGAAIPGSPVPFVANMSPGEPVSAEKIFGDQQSGTVTMPLERPFTVQVRDSYNNPVPGFDVTFRVQGPGHINGGSTLDVTTDQTGKATATLTLSQQTGLHTVQAVCSGLSPDVLLFQAFAEATSPESLLYISGNDQTGSTHADLPQALTVQVVDTFANPVSGYPVEFTVTSAQGLLNGERSATVTTEASGNAAVRFTLGDEMGDSLYTIQARAFYQNTPLINSPVSFVASARIGRPESLITLTPAELTGGANQTLPEPIRVKIVDSNNYPISNFPVIFEIIAGSGILQPDAMTMVTKNTNSQGIASVQWKLGKLGEDQELMVSARDGSRELSHSPVTFQAATQETHASSLAYESGNLQQGLTHTQLNSALIVKVVNEYGSPVSGHSVIYTRIQGDGYFLEPSSDLAIVESDESGLASVEFVTGQTAGDSAYVIKAESFNQQGQKLDGSPIYFYISAEQSENVPHHIKYMSGSNQQDTVGTDLENPLVVQVLNQNEQPLTDIPVYYTITQGHAYFTNDSTQYTNPDGMTGARLHLGTQSGTIKVLASVAQVNTAVLFTLTALPAQPETAKIVNGASQTGIAGHRLNQPLVVQLTDRYENGVNLNPVIFTPYHSGGRIFPADTVLTDTSGAASVEWQLADTTGNQAVTAAIPSLPDTQLTFQATALANQRPRFQIADSFTINENELLAFFITVTDPEDDQIVVSASPLPEGASFNPDSLQFTWTPSSQQSGRYSIQFTATDQVGAKSKTTVRIQVLSSNNPPVISLEYSVPLVHNLGTLTRPGYMDFAVYATDPDNDQLHYVWQVNGTVMASTLTFRLQSALAPEGPVEVKALVFDQQDTVSAVWNLNIVTAVKLVSFKGAYVPFKGYKLEWETGAEFDNRGFYIQRAETQKGPFETVSELVAPNPHGIYTFTDHTGKASRFYFYRLQDISRSGNVHNHDIIKVSPPLPERYVLYQNHPNPFNPATEIRFETPQEGKLILAVYNTLGQRVTTLVNKRINPGYHQVSWSGENENGEQVASGIYYIVLSSPGVHKTRKAVLLR; encoded by the coding sequence ATGAACACCAGGGAGTGGCTGTCGCAGATATTACAAACGACAACCGGCCGGATATTTATATTACCCGAACCAATTTCGCATATCCCGGATGAAGGCGATTATTGTTTTATTTCCTCCGAAACGCTGCCCTATCAGGAACAATCCTTTCAACTTTCCCTGCGAGATATTAAACCCAGCCGCGGCGTCGCCTTTGTTGACATTGACAATGACGGAGATTTTGATCTGTTCATTGGCAACTCGGACGGCGGATGCCGACTCTATGAAAACCTGGGCAATTCAATGTTTAGTGACATCACGACGACAGCCGGCATTGACAATCTGAATCGCTTGACCACAGGTATCATCGCCTTTGACTGCGACATGGACAATGATATGGACCTTTACGTGATCAATTCACGGGTCCAGAATGAATTATACATCAACAACGGACAGGGACGATTCATCCGAGAGGACCGCGGCACCGATGATGTGAATGAACCTGATATTCCCAGTCTCACCGGATCGGTATGCGACTATGATATGGATGGCGACCCGGATATCTATATTACCAAACGCTTTGCTCCCAATGTGTTGTTCATCAATGACGGCAGCGGACATTTTTCCGAGGGCGCTCAACAGGCAGGGATTGCTGTTCATGACAAAAGCAACGGCGCGGTGTGGGGCGACCTGAATAATGATGGGTTTCCCGATCTGCTGGTGACGGTATCCGAAAACCAGGATGAGCCTTATCTGTATGTTTTTGAAAACAACCAAAACGGCACATTCACAGACCGCACGGCACAACTCGGTATTCCGATGGACGGCTATTCGGTACTGACTGGCGATTTTGACAATGATGGTGATGTGGACATCATTACATCACAGGAAGAGGAGAACGGTCATCTTTATCGTAATGAGGGGAATTGGAGTTTTACCCAAACCGCCAACACAGGCGCTGAAGTACTGGGAGGCGATCCGCGCGGCGGCACGGTTTTCGATTATGACAACGACGGTGATCTGGATTTTCTCCTCACCCGCTCTGATATGCTGAATGTATTCAGACAGAACAATCTCCAATCCGAAAATCATTATATCAGTTTTGATGTATACGGCCCGCACAACAATCGCGGCGGAATGGGGACTAAAATATGGTGTTTTCCCGCCGGTGAACTGGAAAATAGACAAGCATTGCTGGGATACCGCGAAGTAACCAGCTCTCAGGGTCATATTTCTCAACCCGCTCTTGTGCAGCATTTCGGACTGGGCGCTGTCCGTGAGGTTGACGTGCTCGCCCGTTTTACAGATGGCACATTTTTGATCCGACGCGGCCTGGCCGCTGATCAACACATCACCCTGAAACCCGCACTCTCCGCGGGGGTGTCCGGTTCTCCCAATCAACTGAGCATTTACAGCGGGGACGCACAAAGTGTACCTGCCGGAGAAACAGCGCCTCAGGCCCTGGCGGTTCAGGTTCTGGATGCAAAAAATCGGCCGGTTGAAGGGGTCTCTGTCAATTTCGAGGTTACCGAAGGTGATGCAGAATTATTTACCCCTCAAATTGATCAGGACAACCTGTCAATCGAACCCGAGCGGGGTCAGCTTGAAAATGAAATGCAGTGGTTTTATGATGAAACCGCCTCCGGTCATGGCATCGTCGGCGTTCCATTTTACTGGAACCAGAGCGGCAGCGCTGTACGTCAGTTTGAGCTGGCAAGCAGCAAACGGCTTTATGCCTGGATTCGGGTGGAACAGCAATATACGAACGCAAACCTGTCTGTCCAACTTGACGGCAATCCTCCCGTGGCTATCAATATCCCCAACCAGTCCGGTTGGCAATGGATACAAATGCCGGGCGGATTTCTGCCGGACATCCTGAACAGCGGTTCCCACAGCGTCAGATTCAACCTTTCCGGTCCCGGCGTGCGGGTAGACAAACTTTTTCTGACACCGGACCCGGCATATACGCCGACCGGACTTGAAGAAACCGGAAGCGCGTCTAACCTCACGGACCGGCAGGGGATTACCCGGCGGTTCATCCAAATGGGACAAAACATCGGCCCCGTACAGGTCGCAGCAAGCTTGTTTTACAATGGAACCCATGTCACGGGCAGTCCGGCGATCTTTAATCTGCAATCCACAGCCGGACCGGCGGTGCGCATGCAGAAAACCGCGGGAGACGACCAGGCCGGTGATCCCGGAATTCCGCTGGATGCCCCGTTCCAGGTTACCTGCTATGACGCACTGAACAATCCGGTTTCCGGGCATCCGATAACATTCACCCTGCTGAGCGGCGATGGAAGCCTGTCCACTTCTTCAACTGTACTCACCGATGTGAACGGACACGCGGAAACAACGTTGACACCCGGAAAAGGCAGCAGCACGCAGCGCGTTCGCGCTGAATCGCCGGGATTAAACGGCTCTCCCCTGACCTTCACAGCCTATATCCGGGGCGTGGCGGAAAATCTTTTCTTTTTGTCCGGCGATAAACAACTCGGCACTGTTAAAACCGTATTAGCGGAACCGATCCGGGTTAAAGTCACCACCGAAGACGGTTCGCCCGCCTTTAAATACGGCGTGCAGTTCCACTGTCCCGTCCAGGGCGCCCGAATCGCTTCCGATCCACAATTCAGTCAGACAGACAGCATCATGACCCTTTTCACCGATACACTTGGCATTGTAACAGCTTACTGGCAGCTTGGAGAAACCAGCGGTGCCCAGCCGCTGACAATCAAAGCGCCCGGATTGACAGGGTCGCCGCATGCCATATCCGCGAATGCCCGGGCGTCATTTCCCGCTTATATCCTTTCCATAGGCGGGAACCAGCAAAGCGCCGTCATTCAGGAAACACTCGGCTCACCGCTCAAGGTCAGGGTTCTGGACGATTATGGAAACGGTATCGTCAACCATCCGGTTACCTTTCAGGCGCTTTCCAATCGGGGCACGTTCAATGGATTTGCCGACAAAACCGTGAGCACCGATTCTTCCGGGACAGCCGCAGCCTTTTTCACCACCGGTACCATCGCCGGGGAAAATGTTCAGATCGCCACTGTCACCGCAGAATACAATGGAGCTGCAATCCCCGGCTCGCCGGTTCCTTTTGTCGCAAACATGTCCCCGGGGGAACCCGTATCAGCGGAAAAAATCTTTGGTGATCAACAGAGCGGCACTGTGACCATGCCGCTCGAGCGCCCCTTTACTGTTCAGGTACGCGACTCTTATAACAATCCGGTGCCCGGTTTTGACGTAACGTTTCGTGTCCAGGGACCAGGGCACATCAACGGCGGCAGTACACTCGACGTGACCACTGATCAAACCGGAAAAGCAACCGCCACTCTGACCTTGAGTCAGCAAACAGGCCTGCATACGGTACAGGCCGTGTGTTCCGGACTCTCACCGGATGTGCTGTTGTTTCAGGCCTTTGCAGAAGCAACCTCACCTGAATCTTTGCTTTATATTTCCGGAAATGATCAAACGGGTTCGACCCATGCCGATCTGCCGCAGGCGCTGACAGTCCAGGTTGTAGACACATTTGCCAATCCCGTCAGCGGATACCCTGTGGAATTTACCGTAACAAGCGCGCAGGGACTTTTAAACGGAGAACGCAGCGCCACGGTAACCACCGAGGCTTCCGGGAATGCCGCTGTACGCTTCACACTCGGCGATGAAATGGGCGACTCGCTTTATACGATACAGGCCCGGGCTTTCTACCAGAATACTCCTCTCATCAACAGCCCGGTCTCTTTTGTTGCTTCCGCCCGCATCGGCCGTCCCGAGTCCCTGATCACATTGACGCCGGCAGAATTAACAGGCGGCGCCAACCAGACGCTGCCGGAGCCCATACGCGTAAAGATCGTGGATTCCAACAATTACCCCATCTCTAATTTCCCGGTCATTTTCGAAATTATCGCCGGAAGCGGCATTCTGCAGCCCGACGCAATGACAATGGTGACAAAAAACACCAATTCACAGGGCATCGCTTCTGTGCAATGGAAACTGGGAAAGCTCGGCGAAGACCAGGAGCTGATGGTATCAGCACGCGACGGATCGCGCGAATTGTCCCATTCTCCCGTCACCTTTCAGGCCGCAACGCAGGAAACCCATGCTTCTTCCCTGGCGTACGAAAGCGGCAATTTGCAGCAAGGCCTGACCCATACTCAGCTAAATTCAGCTCTAATCGTAAAAGTAGTGAATGAATACGGCTCACCGGTAAGCGGTCACTCGGTTATTTATACCCGTATCCAGGGCGACGGGTATTTTTTGGAACCCTCTTCTGATCTGGCCATCGTCGAAAGCGATGAATCAGGATTGGCATCTGTTGAGTTTGTGACAGGTCAGACCGCAGGAGACAGCGCCTATGTGATAAAGGCTGAATCATTCAATCAACAGGGTCAAAAACTGGACGGTTCACCGATATATTTTTATATCAGCGCTGAACAAAGCGAAAACGTTCCGCACCACATCAAATATATGAGCGGCAGCAATCAGCAGGATACGGTCGGAACAGACCTTGAAAACCCACTCGTGGTTCAGGTTCTCAATCAAAATGAACAGCCCCTGACGGACATCCCGGTATACTATACAATCACACAAGGACATGCCTATTTCACAAACGATTCAACGCAATATACCAATCCGGACGGCATGACCGGCGCACGGCTGCACCTCGGCACGCAAAGTGGTACAATCAAAGTCCTTGCATCGGTTGCTCAGGTGAACACCGCTGTTCTGTTCACACTCACAGCGCTGCCGGCACAGCCCGAGACAGCCAAAATTGTCAACGGTGCATCCCAAACCGGAATCGCCGGTCACCGGCTCAATCAACCATTGGTGGTTCAATTAACAGACCGCTATGAAAACGGTGTCAACCTGAACCCGGTAATATTCACACCGTATCACAGCGGAGGTCGCATTTTTCCTGCGGACACGGTATTGACGGACACATCCGGGGCGGCATCAGTGGAATGGCAGCTGGCCGATACAACCGGAAACCAGGCTGTGACAGCCGCTATCCCATCACTGCCGGATACACAACTGACTTTTCAGGCCACGGCGCTGGCCAATCAACGGCCGCGTTTCCAGATCGCGGACAGTTTTACAATTAATGAGAACGAACTTTTAGCGTTTTTCATCACCGTTACAGATCCCGAAGATGACCAAATTGTGGTCTCGGCAAGTCCGTTGCCCGAGGGCGCGTCATTCAACCCGGATTCTCTGCAATTCACCTGGACTCCCTCATCTCAACAAAGTGGACGATATAGCATTCAGTTCACCGCGACCGATCAGGTCGGCGCAAAAAGCAAAACAACCGTCCGCATACAGGTCTTGAGCTCTAACAATCCGCCGGTGATTTCATTAGAATATTCTGTACCGCTTGTACATAATCTGGGAACCCTGACCCGTCCCGGATATATGGACTTTGCGGTCTATGCAACGGACCCGGACAACGATCAACTGCATTACGTCTGGCAGGTCAACGGCACAGTAATGGCGTCCACTTTAACGTTCCGACTCCAGTCAGCATTGGCGCCGGAAGGCCCGGTAGAGGTAAAGGCGCTTGTGTTTGATCAACAGGACACCGTAAGCGCCGTGTGGAATTTAAACATTGTTACCGCTGTAAAGCTTGTATCGTTCAAGGGCGCCTATGTGCCGTTCAAGGGGTATAAACTGGAATGGGAAACCGGGGCGGAATTTGACAACCGGGGATTTTACATACAGAGAGCGGAAACACAGAAAGGTCCGTTTGAAACGGTCAGCGAGCTGGTCGCCCCTAATCCGCACGGCATCTATACATTTACAGATCATACCGGAAAAGCGAGCCGTTTCTATTTTTACAGGCTGCAGGATATCAGTCGCAGTGGCAATGTTCATAACCATGATATCATCAAGGTCTCTCCCCCGCTTCCGGAACGTTATGTGCTTTATCAAAATCACCCGAATCCGTTCAATCCTGCAACCGAGATACGATTTGAAACACCGCAGGAAGGAAAACTGATCCTGGCAGTGTACAACACACTGGGTCAACGGGTAACGACTCTGGTGAATAAACGCATCAACCCCGGATATCATCAGGTGTCCTGGTCGGGTGAAAATGAAAACGGTGAGCAGGTGGCTTCGGGTATTTATTATATTGTACTCTCGTCCCCCGGTGTGCATAAAACACGCAAAGCGGTTCTTCTCCGATAG
- a CDS encoding DUF1893 domain-containing protein translates to MNDEKQTLKKLKKQGLSIQVEKDEKIIFQSFDGMLKPLYQCLNEHAEDMQGATVIDKVVGRAAAYLCIMGQVEKVITPLASDTAKQVLHENNITLYASEVIPYIINRDKTGMCPMEKLAIESKSPEAFYAKLATIITT, encoded by the coding sequence ATGAACGATGAAAAACAAACATTGAAAAAGTTAAAAAAACAGGGGTTGTCCATTCAGGTTGAAAAAGATGAAAAGATTATTTTTCAATCTTTTGATGGTATGCTCAAACCTTTGTATCAGTGTTTGAACGAGCATGCAGAGGACATGCAGGGGGCTACAGTGATTGACAAGGTCGTGGGGCGGGCGGCAGCCTATTTATGCATCATGGGCCAGGTGGAGAAAGTGATTACACCACTCGCAAGCGATACGGCAAAACAAGTATTGCATGAAAACAATATCACTTTGTACGCATCCGAGGTTATACCGTATATTATTAATCGGGATAAAACCGGAATGTGTCCGATGGAAAAATTGGCGATCGAAAGCAAATCTCCTGAAGCATTCTATGCAAAATTGGCAACAATTATCACAACGTGA
- a CDS encoding VWA domain-containing protein produces the protein MKNSQLAVFWSLLFLISASTATAQTYTTATDTSNIMILLDASGSMNEMIGEQSKMQLARRCLDRVLQSIPPFVRIGLRVYGHQSYRIAHDCQDSKLEVAPDYNTRTRIRNTLLGITPKGYTPLAYSLEEMEKDFPQGGKNFVICITDGKETCDGDPCAVAKYLRQSGLNVVIHVVGFRIGEADREILMCIPENSDGLYFSADDEDELEDALNQAVQASIRPGFIQLHFKALEEHKDFITASVKTNNKYPMYVKANTHYPVAVPPDTFRLKDFDMWSVFDVDPYCPDQIELSPIYVYEDSVTTVELDPYSILHVTVDVPDSQVIDAQLSFDRYDITYVPDLRIEQQSKWVLLQKGKYTITCRQTIHGEIKKKKKTVSLSSQGYQIIKFDFNPNYAWMRWLIIPGLLVIVIVSKLPTRKRDMDIMYKFMKNPKLFKGKKLIFSLRVDPEDLKLGAPVEFWNTFPYEIQLMINVPAHFRNIKEFDTRNPMRVTFVCNKGDLSTGNYMLNYRKARFYEI, from the coding sequence ATGAAAAACTCCCAACTGGCGGTATTCTGGAGTCTATTGTTTCTGATTTCTGCTTCAACTGCGACAGCTCAAACCTATACCACAGCCACCGACACGAGTAATATCATGATCCTTTTGGATGCGTCGGGCAGTATGAATGAAATGATCGGGGAACAGAGCAAAATGCAACTGGCGCGCCGATGTCTGGATCGTGTCCTGCAGAGCATTCCGCCGTTTGTCCGTATCGGACTCCGGGTTTACGGACATCAGTCGTACCGCATTGCACATGATTGTCAGGACAGCAAACTGGAGGTTGCCCCGGATTACAATACCCGAACCCGGATCAGAAATACTCTGCTGGGGATTACACCCAAGGGTTATACCCCATTGGCCTATTCACTTGAGGAAATGGAAAAAGATTTTCCTCAAGGCGGCAAGAATTTTGTTATTTGTATAACGGACGGCAAGGAAACCTGTGACGGCGATCCCTGCGCTGTGGCAAAATATCTGCGTCAATCCGGATTAAATGTTGTCATTCACGTCGTAGGATTTCGCATCGGAGAAGCGGACCGGGAGATACTCATGTGTATACCGGAAAATTCCGATGGATTGTACTTTTCTGCGGACGATGAAGATGAACTGGAAGATGCTCTGAATCAGGCGGTTCAGGCCAGTATTCGTCCCGGCTTTATTCAACTGCATTTCAAAGCGCTGGAAGAACACAAAGATTTTATCACCGCCAGTGTCAAAACAAACAACAAATATCCGATGTATGTCAAGGCGAATACACATTATCCGGTGGCTGTGCCGCCGGATACGTTCAGATTAAAAGACTTTGATATGTGGTCGGTGTTTGATGTTGATCCGTATTGTCCGGATCAGATCGAGCTCAGTCCAATCTACGTCTATGAAGACTCGGTCACCACAGTGGAACTGGATCCGTATTCGATTTTGCATGTCACCGTGGATGTGCCCGACTCTCAGGTCATAGATGCACAGCTGTCATTTGACCGTTACGATATTACCTATGTGCCTGACCTCCGAATAGAACAGCAATCCAAATGGGTGCTGCTTCAGAAAGGAAAATACACAATAACCTGTCGGCAAACCATACATGGTGAAATCAAAAAAAAGAAAAAAACCGTTTCGCTGAGTTCACAGGGATATCAGATCATAAAATTTGATTTTAATCCGAATTACGCCTGGATGCGCTGGCTGATTATTCCGGGGCTGCTTGTGATTGTCATTGTCAGCAAGCTGCCAACCCGCAAACGGGATATGGATATAATGTATAAATTTATGAAAAACCCAAAGTTGTTCAAAGGTAAAAAGTTGATATTTTCGTTACGTGTTGATCCGGAAGATTTAAAATTGGGCGCGCCGGTCGAGTTTTGGAACACGTTTCCCTATGAAATTCAGCTGATGATTAATGTGCCTGCGCATTTTCGAAATATCAAAGAGTTTGATACTCGTAACCCCATGCGGGTTACATTTGTATGCAACAAAGGCGATCTGTCGACTGGAAATTATATGCTGAACTATCGCAAGGCGCGATTTTACGAAATCTGA
- a CDS encoding methyltransferase domain-containing protein yields the protein MPGRQSPLGEGIILDLCCGVGKQAWYSHLQGHQMLGIDLDQSALKYARQKRNFAQWVRADAAFLPLKTNSLPQISISLALHEKSMPHVEQLFREMRRILMPDGKAILLDFTQPWNRSSKWGWRFARIFELLAGPNHYRLSRAFMRRGGLQGLLQSTDCTVVRSRFLQGGSALLAEIQF from the coding sequence TTGCCCGGTCGGCAGAGCCCGCTGGGTGAGGGCATTATTCTGGATTTATGCTGTGGTGTGGGAAAGCAGGCCTGGTATTCGCATTTGCAGGGCCATCAAATGCTGGGTATTGATCTGGATCAGAGTGCGCTCAAGTATGCTCGTCAAAAACGAAATTTTGCGCAATGGGTGAGAGCCGATGCGGCTTTTTTGCCTTTAAAAACCAATAGTTTGCCCCAAATCAGTATTTCTCTGGCGCTGCATGAAAAATCAATGCCGCATGTTGAACAGCTATTCAGAGAAATGCGCCGTATATTAATGCCGGACGGAAAGGCCATTCTGCTTGATTTTACTCAACCCTGGAATAGATCTTCAAAATGGGGTTGGCGGTTTGCTCGTATTTTTGAACTGTTGGCCGGTCCCAATCATTACCGGTTGAGCCGTGCGTTCATGCGCCGCGGCGGACTGCAGGGTTTGCTGCAGTCTACAGATTGTACTGTGGTGCGTTCAAGATTTTTGCAGGGCGGATCAGCGCTTTTGGCCGAAATACAGTTTTAA
- a CDS encoding SGNH/GDSL hydrolase family protein: protein MLLGDSITEGKFALDNRGFRKYLYDKLNANNFDIDFVGDSGISPYEGYFEGGMKINDFYPAHSTPTAKGRMDATGQMNKHQPTLVSIHLGTNDLHSETGTPITPYIENNEFAVTQSGEMAYLVNYLLNWHNGNYGEHLEKILVSMIIPIRDWDTVSVAYNNEIAKMVMDFQNGVITGKPEPVYLCNQFSFFREFKLYGNRLMEDGLHPNTRGHNRMGEVYYERFAELLSGKSRWFTDKTFQAGIQGKDHHYEHQGVAVADITNDNRPDIYITRTNFAYPG from the coding sequence TTGCTGTTGGGGGATTCGATCACTGAAGGCAAATTTGCCCTGGATAACCGCGGATTCAGAAAATACCTTTATGATAAACTGAATGCAAATAACTTTGACATCGATTTTGTGGGCGATTCGGGTATCTCTCCCTATGAAGGATATTTTGAAGGCGGGATGAAAATTAATGATTTTTACCCGGCGCACTCCACCCCGACCGCCAAGGGGCGCATGGATGCAACCGGTCAGATGAACAAACATCAGCCTACCCTGGTCTCTATTCATTTGGGCACCAATGATCTGCACTCGGAAACCGGAACCCCTATCACACCCTATATCGAGAACAACGAGTTTGCTGTTACCCAAAGCGGAGAAATGGCTTATTTGGTGAACTATTTATTAAACTGGCATAACGGCAATTACGGTGAACATCTTGAAAAAATACTTGTCAGCATGATTATACCGATTCGGGACTGGGACACGGTTAGTGTGGCGTATAACAACGAAATCGCCAAAATGGTCATGGATTTTCAAAACGGTGTCATTACCGGAAAGCCGGAACCGGTTTATCTTTGCAATCAGTTCTCCTTTTTCCGCGAATTTAAACTCTACGGCAACAGACTCATGGAAGACGGCCTGCACCCCAATACACGCGGACACAATCGTATGGGAGAGGTCTATTATGAGCGTTTTGCCGAACTGCTTTCCGGAAAAAGCCGCTGGTTCACCGACAAGACCTTCCAGGCAGGAATCCAGGGAAAAGATCATCATTATGAACACCAGGGAGTGGCTGTCGCAGATATTACAAACGACAACCGGCCGGATATTTATATTACCCGAACCAATTTCGCATATCCCGGATGA
- a CDS encoding T9SS type A sorting domain-containing protein, whose translation MKLMRYTLWACLLMASVSLFSQTVYSRIDYLRLSQDEFAWDIQIKRTDDWSVQALGHYDFYFYVNSDAFSSIDPMIEWVHPNLDGNASYNITTGYAADESFFWVSLDYVDSAEGTDFYPSDPDQYTAIIKVALPFIDSPDGQTGVDWHTLSTAGTDGELNPLTQTLEGSGDITIDIQLASLQADIEGNQVCVHWRTESERSVLGYQLYKKKEAKEIYQRVSETLISATGNATTPAEYSFVDTNVEANTAYTYKLSQVTVDGGESKVGTVNVRTDAWLPEQYFLETNYPNPFNPSTSIKFGLPKQSFVRLDVYNIRGELICTLADDQMSAGVHVVQWGGRDTAGIPVSSGVYFYKLKAGNFEKIFKMLLAK comes from the coding sequence ATGAAATTGATGAGATATACGTTATGGGCCTGTCTTTTAATGGCATCTGTGTCTCTTTTTTCACAAACGGTCTATTCGCGAATTGATTATTTGCGACTTTCTCAAGATGAATTTGCCTGGGATATTCAAATAAAGCGTACGGATGACTGGTCTGTCCAGGCGCTGGGGCATTATGACTTTTATTTTTATGTCAATTCGGATGCCTTTTCATCAATCGATCCGATGATAGAGTGGGTGCATCCAAATCTGGACGGTAATGCATCTTATAATATCACAACCGGATATGCAGCTGATGAATCCTTTTTTTGGGTTAGCCTCGACTATGTAGACAGTGCCGAGGGCACAGATTTTTACCCTTCCGATCCGGATCAGTATACTGCGATCATCAAAGTCGCACTGCCGTTTATTGACAGTCCCGACGGACAAACCGGAGTGGACTGGCATACGCTTTCTACAGCCGGGACAGACGGCGAGTTGAATCCACTGACTCAGACTTTGGAAGGCAGTGGGGATATCACCATTGACATTCAACTGGCATCTCTGCAGGCGGATATTGAGGGAAACCAGGTGTGTGTGCATTGGCGGACCGAGTCCGAGCGTTCGGTGCTGGGCTATCAACTTTATAAAAAGAAAGAGGCTAAAGAGATTTATCAACGGGTAAGTGAAACCTTGATTTCCGCAACCGGCAATGCAACAACACCGGCCGAGTATTCATTTGTTGACACTAATGTAGAGGCGAATACCGCTTATACCTACAAATTATCGCAGGTTACTGTTGATGGTGGTGAATCCAAGGTGGGTACAGTAAACGTTCGTACTGATGCATGGCTGCCTGAACAATATTTTTTAGAGACCAACTATCCCAATCCGTTCAATCCTTCTACATCGATAAAATTTGGGCTGCCGAAACAAAGTTTCGTTCGTTTGGATGTCTATAACATTCGCGGAGAGTTGATTTGCACTTTGGCCGATGATCAGATGTCAGCTGGAGTACATGTGGTTCAATGGGGCGGACGGGATACCGCCGGGATCCCGGTCAGCAGCGGCGTGTATTTTTACAAGTTAAAGGCGGGGAACTTTGAAAAGATTTTTAAAATGCTGCTGGCCAAATAG